A genome region from Methylohalobius crimeensis 10Ki includes the following:
- a CDS encoding amidase, producing the protein MSKDVLRMTAVELLEAYRKGSLSPVEATRAMLDQIERLDPHVNAWCLVDSETTLRYARESEERYQQGEPKGWLDGVPVAVKDVFLTPMWPTVKGSKVIEPNSTLGKESPAVAALKRNGYVPLGKTTTPEFGWKGVTDSPIHGVTRNPWNPEKTSGGSSGGSGAAVALGMGPLALGTDAGGSIRIPAAFCGIVGLKPTFGEVPHWPASPFGTLAHAGPMTWTVQDCALMMNVLTEPDLRDSQAAPRRGVNYLAELDRGVKRWKIAYTPNLGHVNVDPEIEAAFKQAVAVFESLGAEVMEVDPSFSDPVGAFGHLFYGGAANAMRDIGTKKRALMDPELVKVAEKASRLSMLDYLGAVNIRMALSERMAVFHRKYDLLLTPTLPITAFKAGREVPEDWYSTRWPSWTPFTYPFNMTGQPALSVPCGFSTDGLPIGLQIVGPRFSDERVLRAGYAYQQAAPLTENRPELFDRENGA; encoded by the coding sequence ATGAGTAAAGATGTGTTGCGGATGACCGCGGTTGAATTGCTGGAAGCTTATCGGAAGGGCAGCCTTTCGCCGGTGGAAGCGACCCGGGCCATGCTGGATCAGATCGAGCGGCTGGATCCACACGTGAATGCCTGGTGTCTGGTGGATTCGGAAACCACCTTGCGTTATGCGCGTGAATCCGAGGAGCGTTACCAGCAAGGCGAACCCAAGGGCTGGCTCGACGGGGTGCCGGTGGCGGTCAAGGATGTATTCCTGACGCCCATGTGGCCCACCGTCAAGGGTTCCAAGGTGATCGAGCCGAACAGTACGCTGGGCAAGGAGTCGCCCGCGGTGGCGGCTTTGAAACGCAACGGCTACGTCCCGCTGGGAAAGACCACCACGCCCGAATTCGGCTGGAAGGGCGTGACCGACAGCCCCATACACGGCGTGACCCGCAATCCCTGGAATCCGGAAAAGACCTCCGGTGGTTCCAGCGGCGGTTCCGGCGCCGCGGTGGCCCTGGGAATGGGACCCTTGGCGCTGGGTACCGACGCCGGCGGGTCGATTCGAATCCCGGCCGCCTTTTGCGGCATCGTGGGTTTGAAACCCACTTTCGGCGAGGTGCCCCATTGGCCGGCCAGCCCCTTCGGGACGCTCGCCCACGCGGGACCGATGACCTGGACCGTCCAGGATTGCGCCTTGATGATGAACGTCCTGACCGAGCCCGATTTACGCGACAGCCAGGCCGCTCCGCGGCGGGGCGTCAATTATTTGGCCGAATTGGACCGGGGCGTTAAGAGGTGGAAAATCGCCTATACGCCCAACTTGGGCCATGTGAATGTCGATCCGGAAATCGAAGCGGCGTTCAAACAGGCGGTCGCCGTGTTCGAGAGCCTGGGCGCCGAGGTGATGGAGGTGGACCCCAGCTTCAGCGATCCGGTGGGCGCATTCGGTCATTTATTCTACGGCGGGGCGGCCAACGCGATGCGCGATATCGGGACCAAAAAACGCGCCTTGATGGACCCCGAACTGGTCAAGGTGGCCGAAAAGGCGTCCCGGCTCTCCATGCTGGATTATCTGGGGGCGGTCAATATCCGGATGGCGCTCAGCGAGCGCATGGCCGTCTTCCATCGCAAATACGATCTCTTGCTCACGCCGACCTTGCCCATCACCGCGTTCAAGGCCGGCCGGGAAGTGCCCGAAGACTGGTACAGCACCCGTTGGCCCAGTTGGACGCCGTTTACCTATCCCTTCAACATGACCGGGCAGCCCGCCTTGTCCGTCCCTTGCGGATTCAGTACCGACGGATTGCCGATCGGATTGCAGATCGTGGGGCCTCGGTTCAGCGATGAGCGGGTGCTGCGGGCCGGATACGCCTACCAGCAGGCGGCACCCCTGACCGAAAACCGGCCGGAGTTGTTTGATCGGGAGAACGGGGCATGA
- a CDS encoding D-2-hydroxyacid dehydrogenase, which yields MSKQTQIVVLTAPDEPDLPGLEALGGQARVRYARDESVLRETLPAADILVVTDFRTDWLREVWPREHHISWVHATSAGVDALMFPELTESDIILTNARGIFDRGIAEYVLGAVLLFAKDTLGNLDYQRQHRWRHRETELIHKQTALVVGAGSIGREVAALLRAVGMRVIGTARHAREDERFDAVYGEDALDELLPSADYVVITAPLTPRTEGLFDRSAFERMQSGARLINVGRGPIVKLDALIEALRNGQIDGAALDVFEQEPLPADSPLWDMPNVMISAHMAGDFIGWRRALGEQFVENFRRWVAGSPMLNVVEKKRGYISAK from the coding sequence ATGTCCAAGCAAACCCAAATCGTGGTGCTGACCGCGCCCGACGAGCCCGACTTGCCCGGCCTGGAGGCACTGGGAGGCCAAGCGCGAGTGCGCTATGCGCGCGATGAATCGGTGTTGCGCGAGACCTTGCCGGCGGCGGACATTCTCGTGGTGACCGATTTTCGCACCGATTGGCTGCGAGAAGTTTGGCCCCGTGAGCATCATATCTCCTGGGTGCACGCCACCAGCGCGGGGGTCGATGCGTTGATGTTTCCCGAGTTGACCGAAAGCGACATCATTCTCACCAATGCGCGCGGCATATTCGACCGGGGGATCGCCGAATACGTGTTGGGCGCGGTACTGTTGTTCGCCAAGGACACCTTGGGCAATTTGGATTATCAGCGCCAGCATCGCTGGCGGCATCGGGAAACCGAATTGATCCATAAACAGACCGCCTTGGTCGTCGGTGCCGGTTCCATCGGCCGCGAAGTGGCCGCTTTGCTGCGGGCGGTGGGTATGCGGGTGATCGGAACGGCCCGCCATGCCCGCGAGGACGAAAGATTCGATGCAGTGTACGGCGAGGATGCCTTGGACGAATTGCTTCCCAGCGCCGATTACGTGGTGATTACCGCGCCGTTGACGCCCCGGACCGAAGGTCTGTTCGACCGTTCCGCCTTCGAGCGAATGCAATCCGGTGCGCGCCTGATCAATGTGGGCCGCGGCCCGATTGTGAAACTCGATGCCTTGATCGAGGCGTTGAGAAACGGGCAAATCGACGGGGCGGCGCTGGACGTATTCGAGCAGGAACCGTTGCCGGCGGACAGCCCCTTGTGGGATATGCCCAACGTGATGATTTCGGCGCACATGGCCGGTGATTTCATCGGCTGGCGCCGAGCTTTGGGCGAGCAGTTCGTGGAGAATTTCCGCCGCTGGGTCGCCGGATCCCCTATGCTGAATGTGGTGGAGAAAAAGCGCGGCTATATCAGCGCCAAGTAG
- a CDS encoding aspartate aminotransferase family protein gives MSHLSPLLAQSSSVLVERGEGAYLYDAAGTKYLDFTSGIGVTATGHCHPTVVAAAQKQVATLVHAQYTTVKHPRMLELTDRLYERLPAELDAIAFWNSGSEAVESAVRLARQATGRANIIAFQGGFHGRTMGAASLTTSTPKVRTGFHPMMAGVVYAPFPHTYRYGWSEEETTRFCLQELDHLFVTQSAPSDTAAIIVEPVQGEYGYYPATEGFMQGLRERCDRHGIVLICDEIQAGYGRTGQFWSHEHFDVRPDILITAKGLASGYPLSAIAASADLMKQGFPGSQGGTYGANAVACAAALATLDVFEQENLLANVRENGAYLRQQLERLQSAYRFIDEIRGMGLMLGMEIVDDKKQPSGERAAQLLKESEAAGLLMLRCGTHGQVVRWLPPLIVTREQIDEAVGLFEQALQTI, from the coding sequence ATGAGTCATTTGTCCCCGCTGCTGGCCCAATCCAGCTCCGTGCTCGTGGAACGTGGCGAAGGTGCGTATTTGTATGACGCGGCCGGAACGAAGTACCTGGATTTCACGTCCGGCATCGGCGTGACCGCCACGGGGCATTGCCATCCGACGGTGGTCGCCGCCGCGCAAAAACAAGTCGCCACCCTGGTCCATGCCCAGTACACCACGGTCAAGCATCCGCGGATGCTGGAACTGACCGACCGTTTGTATGAGCGTCTGCCCGCGGAACTGGACGCCATCGCTTTCTGGAACTCGGGTTCCGAGGCGGTGGAGTCGGCGGTCCGGTTGGCGCGACAAGCCACGGGAAGAGCCAACATCATCGCCTTTCAAGGGGGATTCCACGGACGCACCATGGGCGCGGCGTCCTTGACCACCTCCACCCCCAAGGTGCGCACCGGTTTCCATCCCATGATGGCCGGAGTGGTGTACGCGCCGTTTCCCCATACCTATCGTTACGGCTGGAGCGAAGAAGAGACCACCCGTTTTTGCCTGCAGGAACTGGATCATTTGTTCGTTACCCAATCCGCGCCTTCCGACACCGCCGCCATCATCGTGGAACCGGTTCAGGGAGAGTACGGCTATTACCCCGCCACCGAGGGTTTCATGCAGGGCCTGCGCGAGCGTTGCGATCGGCACGGCATCGTGCTGATCTGCGACGAAATCCAGGCCGGATATGGGCGCACCGGCCAATTCTGGAGCCATGAACATTTCGATGTCCGGCCGGATATCCTGATTACCGCCAAAGGCTTGGCCAGCGGGTACCCCTTGTCGGCGATTGCCGCATCCGCCGACTTGATGAAGCAAGGTTTTCCCGGTTCTCAGGGCGGCACCTACGGGGCCAACGCGGTGGCCTGCGCCGCCGCGTTGGCGACCTTGGATGTGTTCGAGCAAGAAAACCTGCTCGCCAATGTACGCGAGAACGGCGCCTACCTTCGCCAGCAGTTGGAACGATTGCAGTCAGCCTATCGCTTCATCGACGAGATCCGGGGCATGGGTTTGATGCTGGGCATGGAGATCGTCGACGACAAGAAACAACCCTCGGGCGAACGGGCGGCCCAGTTGCTCAAGGAAAGCGAGGCGGCCGGCCTGTTGATGCTGCGTTGCGGAACCCACGGCCAGGTGGTCCGGTGGCTGCCGCCCTTGATCGTGACCCGGGAGCAGATCGACGAGGCGGTCGGCTTGTTCGAGCAAGCATTGCAAACGATTTGA
- a CDS encoding NAD-dependent succinate-semialdehyde dehydrogenase: MSGVNLQDQNLFRQQCYIGGQWVDADGGATLEVVNPSDQQILGTVPDMAEAETRGAIAAAREGFEVWRKKTAAERGEILYRWYELMMALQDDLGRLMTLEQGKPLPEAKGEIAYAAGFLKWFAEESRRAYGDTIPAAKPGQHIVVIKQPVGVSVAITPWNFPSAMITRKAGAALAAGCSMVVKPAAETPFSALALAELGERAGLPNGVLNVITGDAVRIGQTLTSSATVRKLSFTGSTEVGRKLMAQCAEHIQKISLELGGNAPFLVFDDADLDKAVEGAMASKFRNTGQTCVCANRFLVQEGVHDAFVEKLKTAMETLRVGNGLEEGVNQSALINQAAVDKVDEHLRDAVGKGARLILGGEAHPLGGTYVQPALLTGVTPDMQLCHEETFGPVAAVMKFQTEEEAIRLANDTPYGLASYFYSRDIHRVWRVAEALEAGIVGINEGLISNPVAPFGGVKESGIGREGSKYGMEEYLEVKYLCMGGE, encoded by the coding sequence ATGAGCGGCGTGAATCTGCAAGATCAAAATCTGTTTCGTCAGCAGTGTTATATCGGCGGCCAATGGGTGGATGCGGATGGCGGTGCCACGCTGGAGGTCGTCAATCCATCCGATCAACAGATATTGGGCACCGTCCCCGACATGGCCGAAGCGGAAACCCGAGGGGCGATTGCCGCCGCTCGAGAGGGATTTGAGGTCTGGCGGAAGAAGACCGCCGCCGAGCGCGGCGAGATTCTGTATCGCTGGTATGAGCTGATGATGGCGCTCCAGGACGACCTGGGGCGCCTGATGACCTTGGAGCAAGGCAAGCCGCTGCCCGAAGCCAAGGGCGAGATCGCCTATGCCGCCGGGTTCCTCAAATGGTTCGCCGAGGAGAGCCGGCGGGCCTACGGCGATACCATTCCGGCGGCCAAGCCGGGCCAGCATATCGTGGTGATTAAGCAGCCGGTGGGGGTGTCGGTGGCGATCACCCCCTGGAACTTTCCTTCCGCCATGATCACCCGCAAGGCCGGTGCGGCACTGGCCGCGGGTTGTTCCATGGTGGTCAAGCCGGCCGCCGAAACGCCGTTTTCCGCGCTCGCCTTGGCCGAGCTGGGCGAGCGCGCCGGTTTGCCGAACGGCGTGCTGAATGTGATCACCGGCGATGCGGTCAGGATCGGTCAAACCCTCACCTCCAGCGCCACGGTGCGCAAACTCAGTTTTACCGGTTCCACCGAGGTGGGGCGCAAGTTGATGGCCCAGTGCGCCGAGCATATTCAGAAGATCTCCTTGGAGCTGGGCGGCAACGCACCCTTCCTGGTTTTCGACGATGCGGATCTGGATAAAGCCGTGGAGGGGGCCATGGCTTCCAAATTCCGCAATACCGGCCAGACTTGCGTTTGCGCCAATCGTTTCTTGGTTCAGGAAGGCGTCCACGATGCGTTCGTGGAGAAACTGAAAACCGCGATGGAAACCTTGCGAGTCGGCAACGGCCTGGAGGAGGGCGTCAATCAATCCGCGCTGATCAATCAAGCGGCGGTGGACAAGGTCGATGAGCATCTCCGGGATGCGGTCGGCAAGGGCGCGCGGCTGATCCTCGGCGGCGAGGCCCATCCCCTGGGCGGCACCTATGTGCAACCCGCCCTGCTGACCGGGGTGACCCCGGACATGCAGTTGTGCCATGAAGAAACCTTCGGGCCGGTGGCCGCGGTGATGAAATTCCAAACCGAGGAAGAAGCGATTCGCCTGGCCAACGATACGCCCTACGGGCTGGCCTCCTATTTCTACAGCCGCGATATCCATCGGGTGTGGCGCGTCGCGGAGGCCCTGGAAGCGGGTATCGTGGGGATCAACGAAGGGCTGATTTCCAACCCGGTGGCGCCGTTCGGCGGCGTGAAGGAGTCGGGTATCGGTCGGGAAGGGTCCAAATACGGCATGGAGGAGTACCTGGAAGTGAAATATTTGTGCATGGGAGGCGAATGA
- a CDS encoding pyridoxal phosphate-dependent aminotransferase: MITDADFYESEDPIWNPALHAIPVPGIRKMVNLAAEMDDVIHLSIGQPDMPAPPHVVEATIEAMRAGQTGYTMDAGLPELLEALAEYYGERYGRSLSPDNILVTTGATEAIYLALTSTSAPGREFIVPDPSFMLYAPLIRMNGGEVKYIPTRAENGHQLDPQEVIDAIDMNTYAIVLNSPSNPTGTLYPRETVEAIVQEAAYRNVYVISDEVYDHLVYDDKTYPSVLSCCSDLDHVMVVSSFSKTFSMAGMRIGWMIASQGAIKKLRRYHMFTTTVANTPCQWAGVAALRGDRSFVDEMLAEYTRRRNRLVTLVDETPYLKGYRPEGAFYIFPSLPEGINGTNVALRMLKETGVCTIAGDTFGESCSNALRISYSTSLEQIEKAFERIIPWMKKQDFE, translated from the coding sequence ATGATCACCGACGCCGATTTCTACGAAAGCGAGGATCCCATCTGGAATCCGGCCCTGCACGCCATTCCGGTGCCGGGAATCCGCAAGATGGTGAACCTGGCGGCCGAAATGGACGACGTGATCCATCTGTCCATCGGCCAGCCCGATATGCCCGCGCCGCCGCATGTGGTGGAGGCGACCATCGAGGCCATGCGGGCCGGTCAGACCGGCTACACCATGGACGCGGGATTGCCTGAATTGCTGGAGGCCCTGGCCGAGTATTACGGCGAGCGCTACGGTCGCTCCCTGAGCCCGGATAACATTCTGGTGACCACCGGCGCGACCGAGGCGATCTACCTGGCGCTGACTTCCACATCGGCCCCGGGACGCGAATTCATCGTGCCCGATCCCAGTTTCATGCTGTACGCGCCCTTGATCCGAATGAACGGCGGCGAGGTGAAATACATTCCCACCCGGGCCGAAAACGGCCATCAGCTCGATCCCCAGGAAGTGATCGACGCCATCGACATGAACACCTACGCCATCGTGCTGAATTCGCCCAGCAATCCCACCGGCACCCTCTACCCGCGGGAAACCGTCGAAGCCATCGTCCAGGAAGCCGCCTATCGCAACGTCTACGTGATCAGCGACGAGGTCTACGATCACCTGGTCTACGACGACAAGACCTATCCCAGCGTGCTGTCCTGCTGCAGCGATCTGGACCATGTGATGGTGGTGAGCAGCTTTTCCAAAACCTTCAGCATGGCCGGCATGCGCATCGGCTGGATGATCGCCAGCCAGGGCGCGATCAAAAAACTGCGCCGCTACCACATGTTCACCACCACGGTGGCCAATACCCCCTGCCAGTGGGCCGGGGTGGCCGCGCTGCGCGGCGATCGGAGCTTTGTCGACGAGATGCTGGCCGAATACACCCGCCGCCGCAACCGCCTGGTGACCTTGGTCGACGAGACGCCGTATTTGAAGGGCTATCGGCCGGAAGGCGCCTTTTATATTTTCCCCTCTCTTCCGGAAGGCATCAACGGCACCAATGTGGCGCTGCGCATGCTCAAGGAAACGGGGGTGTGCACCATCGCCGGCGACACCTTCGGCGAATCCTGCAGCAATGCCTTGCGGATCAGCTATTCCACCTCCCTGGAGCAAATCGAGAAAGCCTTCGAGCGGATCATCCCCTGGATGAAAAAACAGGATTTTGAATGA
- a CDS encoding phage tail protein, with amino-acid sequence MADPFIGEIKLFAGNFAPRNYAFCDGQLMAIAQNQALFSLLGTTFGGDGHTTFAYPDMRGRVPIHYGTGGGLSTRRMGERGGSETVRLTTSQMPAHSHSFNAAPASASSNQPAGRMYAQADASANEMLYRAEEPDATLHDDVMQPVGGNQGHDNMMPSLGINFILSLYGTYPQRS; translated from the coding sequence ATGGCGGACCCTTTCATCGGTGAGATCAAGTTGTTCGCGGGCAATTTTGCCCCGCGCAACTATGCTTTTTGCGACGGCCAATTGATGGCCATCGCCCAGAATCAGGCCCTTTTTTCGCTGCTCGGCACCACTTTCGGCGGTGACGGCCACACCACCTTCGCGTACCCCGACATGCGCGGCCGCGTCCCCATCCATTACGGCACCGGCGGCGGCCTTTCCACCCGCCGCATGGGGGAGCGCGGCGGTAGCGAAACCGTCCGGCTCACCACGTCGCAGATGCCGGCCCACAGCCATTCCTTCAATGCCGCTCCGGCCTCCGCCTCCTCCAATCAGCCGGCGGGACGGATGTACGCTCAGGCGGATGCTTCGGCCAACGAAATGCTGTACCGCGCCGAAGAACCCGACGCGACCCTGCACGACGACGTGATGCAGCCCGTGGGCGGAAATCAGGGCCATGACAATATGATGCCGAGTCTGGGCATCAACTTCATTCTGTCGCTTTACGGCACTTATCCGCAGCGCAGCTAA
- a CDS encoding phage tail protein, protein MAEPFIGEIRMFGFGWTPRDWARCDGALLEIQQNSALYALLGNRYGGNGTTNFALPDMRGRAPVHPGQDIGDAQAGGYESVPLTLDQIPAHNHPVLAASENGTTDDPGGAFPANYVDRNGNARDAFAPSAANPASLEPGTVSTTGGSEAHPNMQPYMGLNFCIALKGLWPSRS, encoded by the coding sequence ATGGCCGAACCGTTTATCGGCGAGATCCGCATGTTTGGATTTGGCTGGACTCCACGGGATTGGGCCCGTTGTGACGGTGCATTGCTGGAGATCCAGCAGAATTCGGCGCTATATGCGCTTCTGGGAAACCGTTACGGCGGCAACGGCACCACCAACTTTGCGCTTCCGGATATGCGCGGTCGCGCTCCCGTACACCCCGGGCAAGACATAGGGGATGCTCAGGCGGGCGGTTATGAATCCGTTCCGCTGACATTGGATCAGATTCCGGCTCACAACCACCCGGTATTGGCGGCTTCCGAAAACGGCACCACCGACGACCCCGGCGGTGCCTTTCCGGCCAACTACGTTGACCGAAACGGCAATGCCCGCGACGCCTTTGCCCCTTCCGCGGCGAACCCCGCGAGCCTGGAGCCGGGCACCGTCAGCACCACCGGCGGAAGCGAGGCCCATCCCAACATGCAGCCTTATATGGGGCTCAATTTCTGCATTGCCTTGAAAGGCCTCTGGCCGAGTCGTTCCTGA